The genomic stretch TCGATTTAATGCCTTACATTTCTGTATCAGAAAATATTAAAAAATTTCTATCTCGTTTTTATCCAGAAGAAAGCGAAAAAAGAACACAAGAATTATTAGAAGTTATAGAAATGACCGCTTTTGCAAACACAAAAGTTAAAAATTTAAGTGGCGGACAAAAACAACGTGTAGCAATTGCTAGAGCCTTGGCAAAAGAACCAGAATTACTATTATTAGACGAACCTTTTGGCCAAATAGACAACTTTAAAAAAAACTCTTTAAGAAGAAAACTTTTTGCCTATTTAAAAGAAAAAAATATTGCGTGTATTGTTGCTACACACGATAAAAATGATGCACTTTCTTTTGCAGACACTTTGCTAATTATTCGCAATCATAAAATAGTAGTTCACAATGCACCAAAAGAAATTTACAACAACCCAAAAAGCAAGTATGTAGCAGCTTTATTTGATGATGTAAATGAAATTGTAGTAAACGGTAAACATGTATTATTATATCCGCATCAGATAAAAATTATCGAGAATTCTAATAGCATTGCTATCGTAAAAAACGCTTATTTTAAAGGCTCTTTTTGGTTAATAGAAGCTGATTTTGAAAATCAAATTGTGTTTTTAAATCATAAAGATTTTATAGAAACCAATACTAAAATTAAGCTATCTCTAGAATTTTAAACACATTTCCGTTAAAAGAAATTGTTTCGCCTTTTTGCTTTCCTAAAAGCAATTTCCCTATTGGTGATGAAACGGAAACTGCAAAATAATTTGTATTTTCTATAGTTAAATGACCCGCAGAAATACTCAAGAAATAATTAGCCTTATCCGTATAAACAATACTGCCTAAATGTGCATTTTTAGAAGTTTTAGAAATATCAATTTTTGCTAAAATTTCTTTCATTTGTGTAATTCCCGCCAATTGTTGGCCAGCTTTCTCCATTTCTAATTGCAACATTGCTCTACCGGTTTCGTGCTTATCGCCTGCAGAACTTTTAGTTTCTGTTTGTAGTGCTTTTTGGTTAGAAGAAATAACTTCTTCTACATTTTGCAAACGTTTCTCTACAAATTCTTTACAATTATTATAAAGTGCTTCTTTCAAATTCATTGTTTAGTGTAAATGCAAATGCTCCGTAATTTCCATGATGAGAAATAGAACAAGATTGTGTTATTTTTTTCTCTCGATAATAATATAAAGGCGCACCAACAGAAGATTTTCTTTTTGTAATTTCTTCTAATTTCAAACTAACTATTGATGCTAGCTCCGTTTTTAAATCTTTATCTACATTATCTGATTTTCCTATTTTCGAAAAAATAGAAGTTGTAGTTGCGTTTTGTTTTGCAATAGTAGAAACATAAAAAGGATTAAAAGTTGTAGTTGTATAAAAAATTTTGTCTTCAAAAAAAACAGTTCCTTGGTCTTTAGAGATTAAAGTACATTCAAATTTTAAAGGTGCAAAAAAGCGCTTTTCTACTTGTTGTGTATAACATTTATAGGCAGCTTCTTTCATAGACCAAAATTGCCAAACTTGTAAAAACGGATTTTTAGAATTGTAAATTTCTTGCTGTTCTTTTTGGGAAAATTGTTTGTCTAAAAAACCATTTCTTTGCCAATTGCTTTGAGTTTTAGCAAGGTTTAAATCAACAATATCATTCCCAATACTATGCATTGATTTTTTCTTGAATAATTGCTACGGTTGCTTTTACAGAAAGCATTTTCTCCATAGAATCGTTATCTATCTCTATGTTAAATTCATCTTCAACATCCAAAATAATATCTACTAAATTTGCAGAATTTATTTCTAAATCGTTTATAAAATCGGTGTTTTCAGAGATATTTTTAAAACCATCTTCATTTTGAACATAAGGTTTTACAATAACTGTTAACTTGCTTATAATTTCTTCTTTTGTCATTTTTTATTCTGAATATTTTTTAAAGATAACACAAGCATTTACATCACCAAAACCAAAGCTTGCTTTTGCTAAAATAGTAATATCTTTCTCTATTATTTTTGTAGGAATTTTATCCGTAGAAATTAGTGTTGCAATTCCTGATTGTACATCTTCGCAATTGATATTTGGAAACACAAATTGTTCTTTAATTTGCAAAACTGCTGCTACAGACTCGATTGCGCCAGAAGCTGCCAAACAATGCCCAACCATAGATTTTAAAGAGTTTATATACGGAAAATTAACTCCTTTTCGATTTAAAGCCTTTGCCCAATTTTCTATTTCTAAACTATCTTTAGAGGTTGCTGTTAAATGACCATTAATTACATCTATTTCATCCGCAGATATTCTAGCATCAGAGATTGCGGCAGTAATACATTTTTGCACCGCCTCTGCATTTGGTGCCGTTAACGTTCCGCCATTTCTTTGTCCGCCAGAATTTATATTTCCGCCTAAAACCTCTGCATAAATAGTTGCGTTTCTGGCTAAAGCACTTTCTAAAGACTCTAAAACCAAAGCCCCAGCACCACTTCCCGGAACAAAACCAGACGCCGTTGCACTCATTGGTCTAGAACCTTTTTTTGGCGTTTGGTTATGCTTGTAAGACATTACGCGCATCGCATCAAAACCACCCCAAGTGTATAAACTACTATCACTAGAACTACCAACTAACATTCGTTTTGCTTTGCCGCTTTGTATTCTATCAAAACCCATTAAAAGCGCTTCTGTACCCGTTGTACAAGCAGATGAATTTGTAGTAACCTGATTTCCTAAACCAAGAATTCCGCCTAAATAAGCAGAAATTCCGCTTGCCATGGTTTGTACTACAGAAGTACTTCCTAAACGTCTTACGTTTTGATCATCAATTTTATAAATTGCTTCTCTAAATTTTTCGATTCCAGAAGTTCCTGTTCCAAAAATTAAACCCGAATCGTAGTCTAAACCTGAAGTATCATCAACAGAAAAACCAGCATTTTTCCAAGCATCAATACCAGCCATACAACCATATAAAATAGAAGTAGAATTAAAACCACGTAATTGTAAAGGCGATAAATATGTTTGTTTTTTTTGTTCGGTAACCGTTGGAATACCGCCAATACAACAAGAAAAACCTTTGTCTTTTAAATTCTGATGATAAGTAATGCCAGATTTACCTGTTTTTATTGCATTTGTAAATTCTTGCAAACCAACTCCGTTTGGGGCAACAACTCCTAAACCAGTAATTACAACTCTATTTTTCATTTTTTATTTTGCGATTATCATTCCAGCAATAGTACCTCTACAAACCAACTCATCATTGGCGTTTAGCATCTTTACTTTACATTTTAGTTTATTAAATCTAAAATATTCTTTTTCTGAAATTACAGTTACTTTCTCGTTAGGTAAAACCGGTAAAAAGAAGTCTACTTCATTAGAAGTTAATGCAATTTGTGGTTTTTTTTCTTCGGATGAAATTTGATCTTCCAAAAGAAAAACTCCTAAACAAACAACACCAATTTGCGCCATTGTTTCCGTTAAAATAACACCAGGCGTAATTGGGTTGTTTTTAAAATGTCCTTCGTAAAAAAACTCATCTTCTCTATAAGTATATTTTCCTTTAACGCCTTTTTCTGAAATTTCTGTAAGTTCATCAACAAACAAAAAGGGTCTTTTGTAAGGTAAACTTTTTATGATTTTAGTTGAATTCATCTTATTGTTTTTACCACTCTAACAAAATTCTTTGTGCAGAAAAACCAGGGCCAAAACTTAACATAATTCCTCTTTCTCCTTTTGCAGGATTTCTATCCATAAAACGTTCTAAAACGTATAAAACAGTGGCGCTAGACATATTGCCGTACAAACGTAAAACTTCTTTTGTATCGTCTATATTTTTACCTAAAACACCAAATAAAGCTTCTACAGTTTGTACAATTTTCTTTCCTCCGGGATGAAAAATTAAATGGTCGATATCATCAATCTTTAAATTATTTTTTTCTAAAAAAGGATGTATTATTGCCGGAAAATGATCTGATATTGTCTGTGGTACTTCTTTGTCTAAAATCATTTGTAAACCAGTATTTACCAATTTAAAACCCATCATTTTAGTAGCGTTATAAAAATGATACATGGCTTCGTCTATAATTTTAGGGCCTTTATCTTCATCAAACGAAGACAAAATAACAGCAGAAGCTCCGTCGCCAAAAATAGCTGCAGAAACAATATTTGTCATCGAATAATCTTCTAACTGAAACGTTGCCGTTGGCGCCTCTACGGCAATAACAGCTGCTCTTTTATTCGGATTCGCTTTTAAAAAATTTTTAGCATAAATAATACCAGAAACACCTGCAGCACAACCCATTTCTGTAACTGGCAAACGCACAATATCTTGTTTCATTTCTAGCGAATTTATTAAATACGCATCTACAGACGGAATCATGATTCCGGTACAACTTACCGTAATTATATAATCGATATCTGTAGGTTTTAAATTGGCTTTATCTAAAGATTTTTTAAGAGATTTTTCTGCCAATTGCACAACTTCTCTTGTGTAAATATCATTCTTTTCTTCAAAAGAAGTTGCTGTAAAAACCTCTTCCGGATCCATGATAGAATAGCGTTTATCTACGCCTGCACCTTCAAAAAGCTTGATAACTTTTCTTTGAAAACGAGTTTCTTGATCTTGCATCCATAATTTTACAAACGGAATAATATCTTTTGTTTCTTTATAATATTTTGGTAATTGCTTTGCTACCGAAGTTATTTTAACTGCCATTTATTTTGTAATTATCCATTGAAAACGAAACGCCCATTTCCAAGAAATTTGTGGTTTTCTATTTAATTTATTAGACATTCTAATTAAATCTTCTCTTTTAAAACTTCTTAAAACAGAAATCAAACCATCATGAATAATCATTTTATTTTTTATAAAAACAGACAATAATTTAAACAAGTAATAGGCTAATTTATGTCTGTGTAAATCGTTTACAATAATTGCTTTTTTAGTATGTTGTAATGTATCTTTTAAGAAAGAAACCAAAGGTTTTTCTTTAAAATGATGAAAAAACAAGGTGGCTAAAACAATATCAAACTCTCTGTTTTTAAAAGCATCAGAAAAAATATCTTCAACAATAAAAGTTAACTCTGTAAATTCTGTAGATAGTTCTTTTGCGTACTCTATAGCTGTTGGGTTTGCATCTATACCTAGTAACTTAAATCTATATCCATTTTTTCTTCCGAATTTGGCTACATCACGTAAAATATCTCCGTGCCCACAACCAATATCTGCAATTACTAATTCTTTAGATTTATCGTGATTTTTTAATACCTTTTTTAAGGAATTTACGGTAACCAAATTGCCACCTAACCATCTATTAATATTTTCTAATTTATCTAAAACATCTCTTAAATAATCGCCACCAATAGAAAAATCATCCATCAATTCTTCTTGATCAGATCTTTTTGATGTATCTACTAATAAAGCCATTATATTTTAATTAATTTACCGTGAGTTTGTTTAATTATTATGGATAATAAAAAAGGAAATTTTCTTAAAACTCTTAATAAAAATGCTGCAATTTTATCTTTTCTAAACAACATCGCTATAAAATGACCTGTTTTTAATCGCCATTTAAATTCTTTGTTCCATTGTTTAATATACTCTTTTTCTAGCTCGTTTCTAGACAAGACAACACCGTCTAGATAATTTAGAATCAATTTAGATGCTATTTGTGCAGATTGTATTGCCATACTCATTCCGTTACCACAAAGTGGATGAATCATTCCGGCAGCATCACCACACATTATTAAATGATTTTCTATTGGCTTTTTGGTTTCAAACGAAATCTGACTAATAGAAAGTGGCTTGTTCCAAACTGGTTTAGAATTTTTAAAAATCTCTTTTAAAAACTTATTTTTAAAAACTACATTTTCTTGAAAATCGTCAATATTTTTATACTTTTTAAATGCTGAAAAACTCGTGATATAACACAAGTTAATTGCATTATTTTCTACTTTAGAAACCCCACAATAACCGCCTTTAAAATTATGCAACGCAACTAAATTTTCTTGAAAATTACCTTTTACATGTATTTTTACACCTAAATAAGGAGATTTCTTTTTGATAAAATCTCTATTTAGCTTTACATCTATTAAAGATCTTTTTCCATAAGCACCAATACAAATTTTAGATTGAAAACACTTATTTTCTTTAGTTTTAACGGTAAAAACATCATCTTTATATTTAACATCTACAACAGTTTCTTGTAAAATAACCACACCATTTTCTTTGGCTTTTTCTGATAAAATAAAATCTAATTTGTAACGAGAAATACCAAATCCGCCTAAAGGTAACTTTGCGGTAATCATCTTACTTTCTGTGGTTGATAATTTAAAATTATCGATTTTTATAGCTCCATAATCAAACGGATTGATATTTAAAAACTGTAAATAAGGAAAAACTTCATTAGAAATATACTCACCACAAACTTTATGTTTTGGGTATTCATTTTTTTCTATCAGTAAAACTTTTTTGCCAAACTTAGACAAGTGAATTGCATTGCACAAACCTGCCAAACCTCCGCCAATTACTACAATTTCATAATTCTTATTCATCTAATAAATCTGCCAATTCTTTACCAATTAAACTACCAATTGCAACGCCCATTCCGCCCAAGCGAACACCACAAAAAACATGATTAGAAATTTGTTTTACAATTGCTTTTTTCTGATTACCAACTCCCATAATTCCGCTCCAACGATGGTCGATTTCAAAATTTGTATTTGGTAAAATCGTTTCTTTTAAAATACTTTCTAATGTATTC from Polaribacter marinaquae encodes the following:
- a CDS encoding ABC transporter ATP-binding protein; the encoded protein is MLKVQNISFGYTKNKMVLDNFNFNIKEGEHLCVMGESGCGKSTLLKAIYGLLDINKGTIFWKDHQVLGPEFHLVPGMDFFKYVAQDFDLMPYISVSENIKKFLSRFYPEESEKRTQELLEVIEMTAFANTKVKNLSGGQKQRVAIARALAKEPELLLLDEPFGQIDNFKKNSLRRKLFAYLKEKNIACIVATHDKNDALSFADTLLIIRNHKIVVHNAPKEIYNNPKSKYVAALFDDVNEIVVNGKHVLLYPHQIKIIENSNSIAIVKNAYFKGSFWLIEADFENQIVFLNHKDFIETNTKIKLSLEF
- a CDS encoding 3-oxoacyl-ACP synthase; this translates as MNLKEALYNNCKEFVEKRLQNVEEVISSNQKALQTETKSSAGDKHETGRAMLQLEMEKAGQQLAGITQMKEILAKIDISKTSKNAHLGSIVYTDKANYFLSISAGHLTIENTNYFAVSVSSPIGKLLLGKQKGETISFNGNVFKILEIA
- a CDS encoding 4'-phosphopantetheinyl transferase family protein — its product is MHSIGNDIVDLNLAKTQSNWQRNGFLDKQFSQKEQQEIYNSKNPFLQVWQFWSMKEAAYKCYTQQVEKRFFAPLKFECTLISKDQGTVFFEDKIFYTTTTFNPFYVSTIAKQNATTTSIFSKIGKSDNVDKDLKTELASIVSLKLEEITKRKSSVGAPLYYYREKKITQSCSISHHGNYGAFAFTLNNEFERSTL
- a CDS encoding acyl carrier protein; translated protein: MTKEEIISKLTVIVKPYVQNEDGFKNISENTDFINDLEINSANLVDIILDVEDEFNIEIDNDSMEKMLSVKATVAIIQEKINA
- a CDS encoding beta-ketoacyl-[acyl-carrier-protein] synthase family protein, with amino-acid sequence MKNRVVITGLGVVAPNGVGLQEFTNAIKTGKSGITYHQNLKDKGFSCCIGGIPTVTEQKKQTYLSPLQLRGFNSTSILYGCMAGIDAWKNAGFSVDDTSGLDYDSGLIFGTGTSGIEKFREAIYKIDDQNVRRLGSTSVVQTMASGISAYLGGILGLGNQVTTNSSACTTGTEALLMGFDRIQSGKAKRMLVGSSSDSSLYTWGGFDAMRVMSYKHNQTPKKGSRPMSATASGFVPGSGAGALVLESLESALARNATIYAEVLGGNINSGGQRNGGTLTAPNAEAVQKCITAAISDARISADEIDVINGHLTATSKDSLEIENWAKALNRKGVNFPYINSLKSMVGHCLAASGAIESVAAVLQIKEQFVFPNINCEDVQSGIATLISTDKIPTKIIEKDITILAKASFGFGDVNACVIFKKYSE
- a CDS encoding hydroxymyristoyl-ACP dehydratase produces the protein MNSTKIIKSLPYKRPFLFVDELTEISEKGVKGKYTYREDEFFYEGHFKNNPITPGVILTETMAQIGVVCLGVFLLEDQISSEEKKPQIALTSNEVDFFLPVLPNEKVTVISEKEYFRFNKLKCKVKMLNANDELVCRGTIAGMIIAK
- a CDS encoding type III polyketide synthase; this translates as MAVKITSVAKQLPKYYKETKDIIPFVKLWMQDQETRFQRKVIKLFEGAGVDKRYSIMDPEEVFTATSFEEKNDIYTREVVQLAEKSLKKSLDKANLKPTDIDYIITVSCTGIMIPSVDAYLINSLEMKQDIVRLPVTEMGCAAGVSGIIYAKNFLKANPNKRAAVIAVEAPTATFQLEDYSMTNIVSAAIFGDGASAVILSSFDEDKGPKIIDEAMYHFYNATKMMGFKLVNTGLQMILDKEVPQTISDHFPAIIHPFLEKNNLKIDDIDHLIFHPGGKKIVQTVEALFGVLGKNIDDTKEVLRLYGNMSSATVLYVLERFMDRNPAKGERGIMLSFGPGFSAQRILLEW
- a CDS encoding methyltransferase domain-containing protein, producing MALLVDTSKRSDQEELMDDFSIGGDYLRDVLDKLENINRWLGGNLVTVNSLKKVLKNHDKSKELVIADIGCGHGDILRDVAKFGRKNGYRFKLLGIDANPTAIEYAKELSTEFTELTFIVEDIFSDAFKNREFDIVLATLFFHHFKEKPLVSFLKDTLQHTKKAIIVNDLHRHKLAYYLFKLLSVFIKNKMIIHDGLISVLRSFKREDLIRMSNKLNRKPQISWKWAFRFQWIITK
- a CDS encoding NAD(P)/FAD-dependent oxidoreductase, with the translated sequence MNKNYEIVVIGGGLAGLCNAIHLSKFGKKVLLIEKNEYPKHKVCGEYISNEVFPYLQFLNINPFDYGAIKIDNFKLSTTESKMITAKLPLGGFGISRYKLDFILSEKAKENGVVILQETVVDVKYKDDVFTVKTKENKCFQSKICIGAYGKRSLIDVKLNRDFIKKKSPYLGVKIHVKGNFQENLVALHNFKGGYCGVSKVENNAINLCYITSFSAFKKYKNIDDFQENVVFKNKFLKEIFKNSKPVWNKPLSISQISFETKKPIENHLIMCGDAAGMIHPLCGNGMSMAIQSAQIASKLILNYLDGVVLSRNELEKEYIKQWNKEFKWRLKTGHFIAMLFRKDKIAAFLLRVLRKFPFLLSIIIKQTHGKLIKI